The following proteins are co-located in the Vigna angularis cultivar LongXiaoDou No.4 chromosome 2, ASM1680809v1, whole genome shotgun sequence genome:
- the LOC108328987 gene encoding receptor-like protein kinase FERONIA produces the protein MGTACTPTASETILLLLLLWFLSFLSTADDIYHPTDLFSISCGSSTDFSTPDARNWTSDIHFLSPTNLSVSAPSLTQSTIQGPYTHARLSHSPFTYSFPLTPGPKFIRLFFYSTSYQNFPRSQASFSVRAGPYTLLQDFNASRNADADDDPSHPDILFKEYCINLQDGDKLNITFLPSTTDSYAFINGIEIVSMPPYLYYTDPDDSTEQPQYVGTMTPYVIENKFALETMYRLKASEHAISSSEDTGMLRTWDGDSKYLDTQSEESLEYKGTTKLSFTKKTPNYTAPDQVFRSVRNMGRDASFNMRNNITWQLTVDSGFSYLLRLYFCELNPRVDEAGVLRFFIFIHDQLATDWADVFMWTKQWGVPVVKEYVVIISENPKRVNLSLKMHPHPKSIVQDAQINAIEIFKISNYKGSLAGPNPDHRSQTALVSHQGSNKNSGASRKTLAAVTGAVFGVLLLSFIVAFFLFKRKKYITFESKKEGTSRRGGLSSLPTNLCRQFSISEIVAATNNFDELFVVGMGGFGNVYKGYINDSTPVAIKRLKPGSQQGPNEFMNEIEMLSQLRHLHLVSLIGYCYESNEMILVYDFMDRGTLRDHLYDTDNPLLSWKQRLQICIGAARGLHYLHTGAKQMIIHRDVKSTNILLDDKWVAKVSDFGLSRIGPTCSLMTHVSTQVKGSVGYIDPEYYKRQRLTEKSDVYSYGVVLLEVLCGRQPLLLTVEKQQVSLVDWAKHLYEKGSLGEIVDPALKGQIAPHCLRTFGEVALSCLLEDGSQRPSINDVVRVLEFVLQLQLEYSAHGDVVWDSGGDYEGSTTEDMFSSSHSNGCGSNTTSNRNKESDRLISENVFSELKHP, from the coding sequence ATGGGTACAGCCTGCACGCCAACTGCTTCAGAAACcatccttctcctcctcctgtTGTGGTTCCTCTCTTTCCTTTCCACAGCAGACGATATTTATCATCCCACTGACCTCTTCAGCATCAGCTGTGGCTCATCCACCGACTTCTCCACTCCCGACGCTCGGAATTGGACTTCCGACATCCACTTCCTCTCTCCAACCAACCTCTCAGTTTCTGCTCCTTCACTCACACAGTCTACCATACAGGGTCCCTACACCCATGCTCGTCTCTCTCACTCACCATTCACTTACTCATTCCCTCTCACACCAGGCCCCAAGTTCATTCGTCTCTTCTTCTACTCTACTTCATACCAAAACTTCCCTCGCTCCCAAGCCTCTTTCTCAGTCAGAGCAGGCCCCTACACCCTCCTTCAAGATTTCAATGCTTCCCGCAACGCCGATGCTGATGATGATCCTAGCCACCCTGACATCCTGTTCAAAGAGTATTGCATCAACCTCCAAGATGGTGACAAGCTCAACATAACCTTCCTTCCTAGCACCACAGATTCCTACGCTTTCATCAACGGGATCGAGATTGTTTCGATGCCCCCTTATCTCTACTACACCGATCCTGACGACTCCACAGAGCAGCCGCAATATGTTGGCACCATGACCCCATATGTCATTGAGAACAAATTTGCTCTCGAGACCATGTACAGGTTAAAAGCTAGTGAACATGCAATTTCCTCCTCTGAGGACACAGGTATGCTCAGGACTTGGGATGGCGATAGCAAGTACCTAGATACTCAAAGTGAAGAATCTCTTGAGTATAAGGGTACAACTAAGCTGAGCTTCACTAAGAAGACTCCTAACTACACGGCACCGGACCAAGTGTTCCGATCTGTAAGGAATATGGGAAGGGATGCATCTTTCAACATGAGGAACAACATCACTTGGCAGCTTACCGTGGATTCCGGCTTCAGTTACTTGCTAAGGTTATACTTTTGTGAGCTTAACCCGAGAGTTGACGAGGCTGGTGTCCTGAGATTCTTCATCTTCATACATGATCAGTTGGCTACCGATTGGGCAGACGTTTTCATGTGGACGAAACAGTGGGGTGTGCCCGTGGTTAAAGAGTATGTAGTTATCATCTCAGAGAATCCGAAAAGGGTTAACCTTTCGCTAAAAATGCATCCTCACCCTAAAAGCATAGTCCAGGACGCTCAAATAAAtgcaattgaaatattcaaaatCAGCAATTATAAAGGTAGTCTCGCTGGACCGAATCCGGACCATCGTTCACAAACTGCGTTGGTATCCCATCAAGGGTCAAACAAGAACAGCGGAGCCTCCAGAAAAACCCTCGCCGCCGTGACAGGGGCAGTTTTCGGTGTCCttttgctctcttttattgTCGCTTTCTTCCTCTTCAAACGAAAGAAGTACATCACCTTTGAAAGTAAAAAAGAGGGAACTTCTCGCCGCGGTGGCTTATCATCGCTACCAACCAACCTTTGTCGTCAATTCTCAATCTCAGAAATCGTTGCCGCCACCAATAACTTCGACGAACTCTTCGTCGTTGGAATGGGAGGGTTTGGCAACGTTTACAAAGGCTACATCAACGATTCAACACCTGTGGCAATCAAAAGGCTCAAACCAGGTTCTCAGCAAGGTCCGAACGAGTTCATGAACGAGATAGAAATGCTCTCTCAACTTCGTCATCTCCATCTTGTTTCCCTCATCGGCTACTGCTACGAGAGCAACGAGATGATCCTCGTTTACGATTTCATGGATCGTGGAACCCTTCGTGACCATCTCTACGACACCGATAACCCTTTGCTCTCATGGAAGCAAAGGCTTCAGATATGCATCGGGGCGGCACGAGGACTGCATTATCTGCATACAGGTGCGAAACAGATGATCATTCACCGTGACGTGAAGAGCACAAACATCTTGTTGGATGACAAATGGGTGGCGAAAGTTTCAGACTTCGGGTTATCTCGAATTGGGCCCACGTGTTCTTTAATGACCCATGTGAGCACTCAGGTGAAAGGCAGTGTTGGGTATATAGACCCGGAGTATTACAAACGACAGCGTTTGACGGAGAAGTCGGACGTGTACTCGTATGGAGTGGTGCTCTTAGAGGTATTGTGCGGGAGGCAGCCTCTGCTCCTAACGGTGGAGAAGCAACAGGTGTCACTTGTGGATTGGGCGAAGCATCTGTATGAGAAGGGATCTCTGGGTGAGATTGTGGATCCAGCACTGAAGGGGCAGATAGCGCCTCACTGTTTGCGTACGTTTGGTGAGGTTGCGTTGAGCTGTTTACTTGAGGATGGGAGTCAGCGACCTTCCATAAACGACGTCGTTAGGGTGCTGGAGTTTGTTCTGCAGCTTCAGCTTGAGTACAGTGCTCATGGTGATGTAGTGTGGGATAGTGGTGGGGATTATGAAGGCAGTACAACTGAGGACATGTTTAGCAGTTCCCATAGTAATGGCTGTGGATCGAACACTACAAGTAACCGGAATAAGGAATCTGACCGGTTGATCTCTGAGAATGTCTTTTCTGAGCTTAAGCATCCATAG